One Pyrus communis chromosome 4, drPyrComm1.1, whole genome shotgun sequence genomic region harbors:
- the LOC137731115 gene encoding transcription factor MYB108-like encodes MDMAKGSRGCKFSSSQLSAETLNETGSHDHEEAEDQMMDLRRGPWTVEEDLALMNYIANHGEGRWNSLARSAGLKRTGKSCRLRWLNYLRPDVRRGNITLEEQLLILELHSRWGNRWSKIAQHLPGRTDNEIKNYWRTRVQKHAKQLKCDVNSKQFKDTMRYLWMPRLVERIQAAAAASTTTNATATDSSIAAPATSHHFSNNFQSSAQMLLQPSHHHHFGVSSQSQLTPSYNTPENSSTAASSDSFGTQVSPVSDLTDYYTPTAAAAAISVNNNPTPDNSYFVQDNHQVGNYDNYSGSFGNQGLVLEHFQTMDEQNNNYQWGTVEGGDISDNWWNVEDMWFLQQQLSSI; translated from the exons ATGGACATGGCGAAAGGAAGCAGAGGTTGCAAATTCTCATCATCACAACTCTCGGCAGAAACCCTCAATGAAACTGGCTCTCATGATCATGAGGAAGCTGAGGATCAGATGATGGACCTGCGAAGAGGTCCTTGGACGGTTGAGGAGGACCTAGCTCTCATGAATTACATTGCTAACCACGGCGAAGGCCGCTGGAACTCCCTCGCTCGCAGCGCAG GTCTGAAAAGAACCGGAAAGAGCTGCAGATTACGGTGGCTCAACTATCTCCGCCCCGATGTCCGTCGTGGCAACATCACCCTTGAAGAACAGCTTCTGATTCTTGAGCTTCATTCTCGCTGGGGTAACAG ATGGTCAAAAATTGCACAGCACTTGCCAGGAAGGACTGACAATGAGATAAAAAACTATTGGAGGACCCGTGTCCAAAAACACGCCAAGCAACTCAAATGTGATGTCAACAGCAAGCAGTTCAAGGACACCATGAGGTACCTCTGGATGCCTAGATTGGTTGAAAGAATTCAAGCCGCCGCGGctgcctccaccaccaccaacgcCACCGCAACAGATTCCTCTATTGCCGCCCCGGCTACCTCTCACCACTTCAGCAACAACTTCCAGTCTTCAGCACAAATGTTATTACAGCCAAGTCATCATCATCACTTCGGGGTTTCCTCACAGTCACAACTCACACCGAGTTACAATACCCCGGAGAATTCTAGTACGGCAGCCTCATCGGACTCGTTTGGGACTCAGGTGTCACCTGTTTCCGACCTCACTGATTATTACACCCctactgctgctgctgctgctatcTCGGTTAACAATAACCCTACCCCGGATAATAGTTACTTCGTCCAAGACAATCATCAAGTTGGTAATTACGACAACTACTCGGGGTCCTTCGGTAATCAAGGGTTGGTATTAGAACATTTCCAAACCATGGACGAGCAAAACAACAATTATCAGTGGGGCACTGTGGAAGGCGGGGACATATCGGACAATTGGTGGAATGTTGAGGACATGTGGTTCTTACAACAGCAGCTCAGCAGCATTTGA
- the LOC137731114 gene encoding alkaline/neutral invertase A, mitochondrial-like: MSSSNCIGICTVRPCCRILMGYGYRGSSIFGSGQPKLNRKVTGNLSKLRSRSHDRGCSSQIVGFMRVIDPNQRDFSVFDSNWGRSRVYTASSRVGCGSGSSRRRCVLVIPNVASDIKNHSTSVETQVNGKSSFESIYIQGGLNVKPLVIERIETDRGDLVKDEESRVEVNSSNVNVNVNVGNSKGLNDNKIERELSDIEKEAWRLLRDSVVSYCGTPVGTLAATDPADKTPLNYDQVFIRDFVPSALAFLLNGDAEIVKNFLLHTLQLQSWEKTVDCHSPGQGLMPASFKVRTVPLDGNPGAFEEVLDPDFGESAIGRVAPVDSGLWWIILLRAYGKITGDYALQERVEFQTGIRLILNLCLKNGFDMFPTLLVTDGSCMIDRRMGIHGHPLEIQALFYSALRCSREMLIVNDGTKDLVAAVNNRLSALSFHIREYYWADMKKINEIYRYKTEEYSTDAVNKFNIYPDQIPSWLVDWIPEEGGYLIGNLQPAHMDFRFFTLGNLWSIVSSLGTQKQNEGILNLIEAKWDDFVAQMPLKICYPALEYEEWRIITGGDPKNTPWSYHNGGSWPTLLWQFTLACIKMGRTELARKAVALAEKRLSMDNWPEYYDTKSGRFIGKQSRLHQTWTIAGYLTSKMLLENPDKASLLFWEEDYELLETCVCALNKTSRKKCSRSAAKSQVAV, encoded by the exons ATGAGTAGCAGCAATTGTATTGGAATCTGTACCGTGAGGCCATGTTGTAGAATTCTCATGGGCTATGGCTATAGAGGTTCTTCAATTTTCGGTTCTGGGCAGCCGAAATTGAATAGAAAAGTTACTGGTAATTTGTCGAAATTGCGATCGAGAAGTCACGATCGTGGCTGTAGTTCTCAGATTGTAGGGTTCATGCGTGTAATTGATCCGAATCAGAgagattttagtgtttttgattCGAATTGGGGGCGGTCTAGGGTTTATACGGCGAGTAGCCGTGTTGGTTGTGGTAGTGGTAGTAGTAGGAGAAGGTGTGTTTTGGTGATACCGAATGTAGCGTCGGATATTAAGAACCATTCAACCTCGGTGGAGACTCAGGTAAATGGGAAGAGCTCGTTCGAGAGTATTTACATTCAAGGTGGCTTGAATGTGAAACCTTTAGTGATAGAGAGGATCGAGACGGATCGTGGTGATTTAGTTAAGGACGAAGAGTCTAGGGTAGAGGTAAATAGCTCAAATGTAAATGTAAATGTAAATGTAGGTAATTCCAAGGGTTTGAATGACAATAAGATTGAGAGAGAGCTGTCTGATATTGAAAAGGAGGCCTGGAGGTTACTTCGAGATTCCGTTGTTAGTTACTGTGGGACTCCGGTGGGAACTCTTGCTGCTACTGATCCGGCTGACAAGACACCCCTCAATTACGATCAGGTCTTTATTCGAGATTTTGTCCCATCCGCACTCGCTTTCTTGCTCAATGGGGATGCGGAGATTGTCAAGAATTTTCTGCTTCACACTCTGCAGTTACAG AGCTGGGAGAAGACAGTGGACTGCCACAGCCCTGGGCAAGGGTTGATGCCGGCAAGCTTTAAAGTGAGGACTGTTCCTCTTGATGGAAACCCTGGAGCATTTGAGGAAGTTTTAGATCCTGATTTTGGTGAATCAGCAATCGGTCGTGTAGCACCTGTTGATTCAG GGTTGTGGTGGATTATCTTGTTGAGAGCTTATGGAAAGATCACAGGTGATTATGCATTGCAAGAAAGGGTGGAGTTCCAGACAGGCATAAGGCTGATTCTTAATCTGTGTTTAAAAAATGGATTTGACATGTTTCCGACCCTGTTGGTCACTGATGGGTCCTGTATGATTGATAGACGGATGGGTATTCATGGACATCCTCTTGAAATCCAA gctttgttttattcagctCTACGATGCTCCCGTGAAATGCTCATTGTCAATGACGGGACCAAAGATTTGGTGGCTGCAGTCAATAACCGACTTAGTGCACTCTCGTTTCATATCAGAGAGTATTATTGGGCGGATatgaagaagattaatgagattTATCGTTACAAAACGGAGGAATATTCCACAGATGCCGTCAACAAATTCAATATCTATCCAGATCAAATTCCATCTTGGTTAGTTGATTGGATTCCTGAGGAAGGTGGTTACCTCATTGGCAATCTGCAACCTGCACATATGGATTTTAGGTTCTTCACTCTTGGAAATCTTTGGTCCATTGTATCATCCCTCGGTACCCAAAAACAGAATGAGGGCATCTTGAATTTGATTGAGGCCAAATGGGATGATTTCGTAGCTCAAATGCCCCTTAAAATTTGCTACCCTGCTCTGGAGTATGAAGAATGGCGAATAATTACTGGTGGTGACCCAAAAAACAC GCCTTGGTCATATCATAATGGCGGATCTTGGCCAACCCTCCTGTGGCAG TTCACATTGGCTTGCATCAAGATGGGGAGGACAGAATTAGCGCGAAAGGCAGTAGCTTTGGCAGAGAAGAGGCTTTCTATGGATAACTGGCCCGAATACTATGACACAAAAAGCGGGAGATTTATAGGCAAGCAATCCCGGCTTCACCAGACATGGACAATTGCTGGTTACCTAACCTCGAAGATGCTTTTG